A genomic stretch from Algoriphagus halophilus includes:
- a CDS encoding metal ABC transporter permease, with amino-acid sequence MMTFDQNAFLIIFTASLIAISCGLLGVFMMLRKMSMTGDAISHAVLPGIVIGFFISGSQRGLEVIIGAGILGIFATLVIDWLRQKARVQLDASIGITFTLLFAIGIILINLLAYKVDLDQECVLYGEIAYLPIDLWISDSGFNYGPRITYLAVLNVALVGGFITLLFKELTLTSFDENFSTVMGLPSKTVNLALMSMVSYTTVSSFEAVGAILVVALLVVPPSTAFLWTKKLMPLIKLTCGLGIFIALSGYYLAYLVDSSIAGMMVAVSGVLFLASVLIKGKRPKFTFELPRSKNGLSLEDKQL; translated from the coding sequence ATGATGACCTTTGATCAAAACGCATTCTTAATCATTTTCACCGCTTCGCTGATTGCGATCTCCTGTGGTTTATTAGGTGTATTTATGATGCTCCGAAAAATGTCCATGACTGGAGATGCCATTTCCCATGCCGTTTTACCGGGCATTGTCATCGGGTTCTTTATATCCGGAAGTCAGCGAGGGCTGGAAGTAATCATTGGTGCTGGAATTCTGGGCATTTTTGCCACCTTGGTCATTGACTGGCTTCGGCAGAAAGCAAGAGTTCAGCTTGATGCCTCCATCGGAATCACCTTCACCCTACTCTTTGCCATTGGAATTATCCTGATCAACCTGCTTGCCTACAAAGTAGACCTGGATCAGGAATGTGTCCTGTATGGTGAAATCGCTTACCTCCCTATTGATCTATGGATTTCGGATTCGGGATTTAATTATGGGCCAAGAATCACCTATCTCGCTGTCCTCAATGTTGCCTTGGTGGGAGGTTTTATCACCTTATTGTTTAAGGAGTTAACCCTGACCAGCTTCGATGAAAACTTCAGCACCGTGATGGGACTTCCTTCTAAAACGGTCAATCTGGCCTTAATGTCCATGGTATCGTATACTACTGTAAGCAGTTTTGAAGCAGTGGGTGCCATTTTGGTGGTAGCTTTATTGGTAGTGCCACCTTCTACTGCATTCTTATGGACCAAAAAATTAATGCCATTGATCAAACTTACTTGTGGATTAGGCATTTTTATTGCACTATCAGGATATTACCTTGCTTACCTAGTGGATAGTTCAATTGCTGGAATGATGGTAGCCGTTTCCGGCGTCCTATTTTTGGCCAGTGTACTAATTAAAGGTAAAAGACCTAAATTTACATTTGAACTTCCAAGGAGCAAGAATGGTTTATCCCTCGAAGACAAACAATTATGA
- a CDS encoding 2,3,4,5-tetrahydropyridine-2,6-dicarboxylate N-succinyltransferase: protein MELKTIIENAWENRELLTQKETQIAIKTVIDDLDTGQTRVAEPMEDGSWKVNDWVKKAVILYFPIQKMQTIEVGPFEFHDKMALKTNYAKQGVRVVPHAVARYGAYLASGVVMMPSYVNIGAYVDGGTMVDTWATVGSCAQIGKNVHLSGGVGIGGVLEPVQAAPVIIEDGAFIGSRAIIVEGVRVCKEAVIGAGVTLTASSKIIDVTGPEPVEYKGIVPERSVVIPGSLPKEFAAGTYHVPCAIIIGKRKASTDLKTSLNDALRDNSVAV from the coding sequence ATGGAACTGAAAACCATCATCGAAAATGCTTGGGAAAACCGAGAACTATTAACGCAGAAAGAAACACAAATTGCTATAAAGACGGTCATTGATGATTTGGATACCGGACAAACCCGGGTAGCCGAACCAATGGAAGATGGAAGTTGGAAGGTAAATGACTGGGTAAAAAAGGCGGTGATTCTTTACTTCCCGATTCAAAAGATGCAAACTATTGAGGTTGGTCCTTTTGAATTTCATGATAAAATGGCATTGAAAACCAATTATGCCAAACAAGGAGTTAGAGTGGTTCCTCATGCAGTAGCCCGATATGGTGCTTACTTGGCGAGTGGAGTAGTGATGATGCCAAGTTATGTTAATATTGGTGCATATGTGGACGGTGGCACGATGGTTGATACTTGGGCTACGGTAGGATCTTGTGCGCAGATCGGTAAAAATGTTCATTTAAGTGGTGGTGTAGGTATCGGTGGAGTTTTAGAGCCTGTTCAAGCAGCTCCCGTCATTATTGAAGACGGAGCATTTATTGGTTCTAGAGCGATCATTGTAGAAGGAGTCAGAGTGTGTAAAGAGGCGGTGATTGGTGCAGGAGTTACATTGACAGCAAGTTCAAAAATTATTGACGTTACGGGTCCAGAACCTGTAGAATATAAAGGAATTGTTCCAGAAAGATCTGTGGTGATTCCAGGCTCACTTCCAAAAGAATTTGCAGCGGGGACTTATCATGTTCCTTGTGCAATTATCATTGGAAAGAGAAAAGCTTCTACCGATCTAAAGACATCACTGAATGATGCGCTAAGAGATAATAGTGTAGCAGTTTAA
- a CDS encoding tetratricopeptide repeat protein has protein sequence MKKLNQVLLMAALSGVLWACSKPDENPGDQYFNSGNYAEAVSEYSETLKFNPNDVRMLYNRGRAYEEQNQFENAKNDFERALEIEPNNIQVLLSLANLHHKEKNFTNALLYSSRAEEVPGAPAMASFIKARALHQMGKSEEALTSYADAIKRDKDFGQAYYNRGLLKVAIGNIGSSCEDFQLARSLEYPGAQEAMDKYCK, from the coding sequence ATGAAAAAGTTAAATCAAGTCCTTTTGATGGCGGCGTTGTCAGGGGTTTTATGGGCTTGTTCTAAACCGGATGAAAACCCGGGAGATCAGTATTTTAATTCAGGAAATTACGCGGAAGCTGTTTCTGAATATTCCGAAACTTTGAAGTTTAACCCCAATGATGTTCGAATGCTTTACAATAGAGGAAGAGCATACGAAGAGCAGAATCAATTTGAAAATGCCAAAAATGATTTTGAAAGGGCATTGGAAATTGAACCCAATAATATTCAGGTATTATTGAGCTTGGCAAACCTGCATCATAAAGAGAAAAACTTCACCAATGCGTTGCTTTATTCAAGTAGGGCAGAAGAAGTTCCTGGAGCCCCAGCGATGGCTTCTTTTATCAAAGCGAGAGCATTGCACCAAATGGGGAAATCCGAGGAGGCTTTGACTTCCTATGCGGATGCAATCAAAAGAGATAAAGATTTTGGTCAGGCTTATTACAATAGAGGCTTATTAAAAGTGGCTATTGGGAATATCGGAAGTTCTTGTGAGGATTTTCAATTAGCCAGGTCATTGGAATATCCAGGTGCTCAGGAAGCCATGGACAAGTATTGTAAATAA
- a CDS encoding helicase HerA-like domain-containing protein, whose translation MSKTEAFKKLLAEGQVYKKDFIVLGTGMLDGYPVPQAQVKVPLKTMNRHGLIAGATGTGKTKTLQVISEQLSLKGIPSVVMDLKGDLSGLAQPGQLNDFIQKRSDVIGVDYQPSGVPVELMSISEEKGVRLKATVSEFGPVLISQILDLNDTQQGVIAVVFRYCDMNLLPLVDLKDLKRVLQFISNEGKEIIKKEFGQVSSASVNTIMRKIIELEQQGAERFFGERSFEVQDFVRQKDGKGVVSVIRLTDIQSTPKLFSTFMLSLLSEIYETFPEQGDADQPKLCLFIDEAHLVFSTASKDLLEKIEAIVKLIRSKGVGVYFCTQTPTDVPESILGQLGLKVQHALRAFTAKDRKAITKTAENYPDSEFYDTAKVLTQMGIGEALITALNEKGIPTPLAQTLVRAPISRMDILTNHEIDALVNHSDLVKKYNEEMDRESAFEMLEEKLNQVEKEQEKATLPKPSIPKPRPRAKEEESLFEELSKNTMVRQLGRTIFRELTRGILGSFTGRRR comes from the coding sequence ATGAGTAAAACTGAAGCATTTAAAAAGCTCCTTGCTGAAGGTCAGGTCTATAAAAAAGATTTCATTGTTTTAGGCACAGGTATGTTAGATGGATACCCTGTTCCTCAGGCTCAGGTGAAGGTTCCTCTAAAAACCATGAACAGACATGGATTGATTGCCGGAGCTACAGGAACTGGGAAGACGAAGACTTTGCAAGTGATTTCCGAGCAGCTTTCACTCAAAGGAATACCTTCCGTGGTCATGGACCTGAAAGGAGATCTTTCTGGATTGGCACAACCGGGTCAATTGAATGATTTTATTCAAAAGCGTTCTGATGTAATAGGAGTAGACTACCAACCCAGTGGTGTGCCAGTGGAATTAATGTCCATTTCAGAAGAAAAGGGAGTAAGATTAAAGGCTACCGTGTCTGAATTTGGACCGGTATTGATTTCCCAGATTTTGGATCTAAATGATACCCAGCAAGGAGTAATCGCCGTTGTTTTTCGCTATTGCGATATGAATTTGCTGCCTCTGGTGGATTTGAAGGATCTGAAAAGAGTACTTCAATTCATTTCGAATGAGGGGAAGGAGATCATTAAGAAAGAATTTGGACAGGTTTCATCGGCTTCTGTGAATACCATTATGCGTAAAATCATTGAGCTGGAGCAACAAGGAGCGGAACGGTTCTTTGGAGAACGATCCTTTGAGGTTCAGGACTTTGTAAGGCAAAAAGATGGGAAAGGCGTGGTATCTGTGATTCGATTGACTGACATTCAAAGCACGCCTAAATTGTTTTCCACCTTTATGCTAAGCTTGCTTTCTGAAATCTATGAAACCTTCCCAGAACAAGGAGATGCAGATCAACCAAAACTCTGCCTGTTTATTGATGAAGCCCATTTGGTATTTTCTACTGCATCAAAAGATCTGTTGGAAAAAATCGAGGCCATCGTAAAACTGATCCGTTCCAAAGGAGTAGGGGTGTATTTTTGTACTCAAACTCCCACCGATGTTCCTGAAAGCATCTTGGGTCAATTGGGACTTAAAGTGCAACATGCCTTAAGGGCATTTACCGCAAAGGACCGAAAGGCCATTACTAAAACTGCGGAAAATTACCCTGATTCCGAGTTTTACGACACCGCAAAAGTGCTCACCCAAATGGGAATAGGGGAAGCTTTGATTACAGCCTTAAATGAAAAGGGAATTCCTACTCCTTTGGCTCAAACCTTAGTGAGAGCCCCTATTTCCAGAATGGATATTCTTACCAATCATGAAATAGATGCCTTGGTCAATCATTCTGATTTAGTCAAGAAATACAATGAAGAAATGGATCGGGAAAGTGCGTTTGAAATGCTGGAAGAGAAATTGAATCAAGTGGAGAAAGAGCAGGAAAAAGCAACCCTTCCGAAACCCTCAATTCCCAAACCCAGACCCAGGGCGAAAGAAGAAGAATCTTTATTTGAGGAATTGAGCAAGAACACCATGGTAAGGCAGTTAGGAAGAACAATTTTTCGGGAATTAACAAGAGGAATCCTAGGTTCATTCACCGGAAGAAGAAGATAG
- a CDS encoding thioredoxin family protein, with product MRKIVLIAFTLFLGFAAQAQEEIKWMKFEDAVAANQENPKMLLVDVYTDWCGWCKKMDALTFKDPSVIDYVNDQFYAVKLNAEDDNRTFDFMGKKYSEAEMAAVMRVRSFPNFVIIDPTLKNITQLPGYREPEQFLEGLGYIVKKGFRGQ from the coding sequence ATGAGAAAGATAGTTCTAATCGCATTTACTTTATTCTTAGGCTTTGCCGCACAGGCTCAGGAAGAGATCAAGTGGATGAAATTTGAAGACGCGGTAGCAGCAAATCAAGAAAACCCAAAAATGCTATTAGTGGACGTGTACACCGATTGGTGTGGATGGTGCAAAAAAATGGATGCCTTGACTTTTAAGGATCCAAGCGTCATTGATTACGTCAACGATCAATTTTACGCAGTGAAATTAAATGCGGAGGATGATAACCGCACCTTTGATTTCATGGGTAAAAAATATTCTGAAGCGGAAATGGCTGCGGTGATGCGCGTGCGTTCTTTTCCGAATTTCGTGATCATCGACCCTACCCTAAAAAATATCACCCAGCTTCCAGGCTATAGAGAGCCGGAGCAATTTTTAGAAGGATTGGGATACATCGTCAAAAAAGGTTTTAGAGGACAATGA
- a CDS encoding molecular chaperone DnaJ yields MIDPKVNTKTFYTYTFFLLFLFLSLGFSAKAQIGPNLGQTDSWMKSAVAAIERSDYETANGIFRNLIDSGLPLPEEMPYYFAETLYHLGQYDNSANFLNKYLELSGFTGDHYKGAQELQKKLEGPLRDIQTCQLCDRKGYRYKVCFTCDGNKEIQQDCDYCKAKGVVGCSRCGGTGMITKRNIFNIVEYFECERCSGKGRLTCPVCEGSLKEVSACRTCGGSGRLASENLCDHQAEEPHDHS; encoded by the coding sequence ATGATAGATCCGAAAGTGAATACCAAAACATTCTACACCTATACCTTTTTCTTATTATTCCTTTTCCTTTCCTTGGGTTTCAGCGCTAAAGCGCAAATTGGGCCAAATTTAGGGCAAACGGATAGTTGGATGAAAAGTGCAGTGGCAGCTATTGAACGAAGTGATTATGAAACTGCAAATGGCATATTCAGAAACTTAATCGACTCGGGATTACCACTTCCGGAGGAAATGCCCTATTACTTTGCAGAAACACTTTACCACTTAGGGCAATATGATAACTCCGCGAATTTCCTGAACAAGTATTTAGAACTGTCAGGATTTACCGGGGATCATTACAAAGGTGCCCAGGAACTTCAAAAGAAATTAGAAGGGCCCTTACGTGATATTCAAACTTGTCAGTTGTGTGATAGAAAAGGATACCGCTACAAGGTATGTTTCACCTGTGATGGCAATAAAGAAATCCAACAGGACTGCGATTATTGCAAAGCCAAAGGTGTAGTGGGTTGTAGTAGATGTGGCGGCACCGGCATGATAACCAAAAGAAATATTTTCAATATTGTCGAATATTTCGAGTGTGAGCGCTGCAGTGGAAAAGGTAGACTTACTTGTCCCGTTTGTGAGGGGTCGTTAAAAGAAGTCAGCGCCTGCAGGACTTGCGGTGGTTCTGGAAGATTAGCATCTGAGAATTTATGTGATCATCAAGCTGAAGAACCACATGATCATTCCTAG
- a CDS encoding DUF4332 domain-containing protein → MAKPITMIESIGPVMKEKLAAAGVSSVEGLLEKGATKAGRKAIADASGIAEGKILDWVNMADLFRIDGVGSQFAELLKAAGVDTVKELRNRNPENLHAALVKTQEEKGLTRAVPAASQVAKYVEHAKTLEPIVTY, encoded by the coding sequence ATGGCAAAACCAATCACAATGATTGAAAGTATCGGTCCGGTAATGAAAGAAAAATTGGCGGCTGCAGGAGTTTCCTCAGTAGAGGGTTTATTGGAAAAAGGCGCTACGAAAGCAGGAAGAAAAGCAATTGCCGATGCATCTGGAATCGCTGAAGGTAAAATTTTGGATTGGGTAAATATGGCTGACCTATTTAGAATAGATGGAGTAGGAAGTCAATTCGCCGAATTATTGAAAGCTGCAGGAGTAGATACGGTGAAGGAACTCAGAAACAGAAACCCTGAAAACCTACATGCGGCTTTGGTGAAAACCCAAGAGGAAAAAGGCCTGACAAGAGCTGTGCCTGCAGCCTCTCAAGTAGCCAAATATGTGGAGCATGCTAAAACCCTGGAGCCAATAGTCACCTACTAA
- a CDS encoding glycosyltransferase, whose product MGQSKASKIPVLIASSLKPLKDTRAWEKLGNSLRESNKYTLNIIGFSSKIEESIAEVRFFPSLSNRYSTWERFFSQFRFLKTLVQTRPKILIVCTYEYLASAALLKVILGYKLIYDVQENYVLNLKLNPDLSNYQRSNALRIIQNLESIKGVDCYFLAEACYVPQMPEKKPFLILENKFAGNIVTGSRLDYSEKRAFQFLISGTITPAFGTIQGIQFFKQIQQIFPNSRLIIIGHTPLHSFRKKLEMEVGSHPGIELKITDTPVDHEEIVKEIIAADFCLLPYQSHEAISSKMPTKLFEAMALHTPVLISPNEKWKAFIDQYQGGTQLDFDSMDVAIAQFLAAIKNPFFINQPGEEVLWSSQEGQMLSCLEQLLSF is encoded by the coding sequence ATGGGTCAAAGCAAAGCCTCTAAAATTCCCGTTTTAATAGCTTCTAGCCTCAAACCGCTCAAAGATACGAGGGCTTGGGAAAAGCTCGGCAATTCACTGCGCGAATCAAACAAATACACCCTAAACATCATAGGATTTTCCTCTAAAATCGAGGAAAGTATAGCCGAAGTCCGGTTTTTTCCATCACTTTCAAACCGATACTCAACTTGGGAAAGATTTTTCTCACAATTCAGATTCCTCAAAACCTTGGTCCAAACCCGTCCAAAAATCTTAATTGTTTGTACTTATGAATACCTGGCTTCTGCTGCTTTATTAAAAGTAATACTGGGATATAAATTGATCTATGATGTACAGGAAAACTATGTTCTAAACCTGAAATTAAACCCCGATTTATCCAATTACCAGCGTTCAAATGCTCTAAGAATAATACAAAATTTAGAATCCATAAAAGGGGTGGATTGTTACTTTTTAGCTGAGGCATGCTATGTCCCACAAATGCCGGAAAAGAAACCCTTCTTAATTTTGGAGAATAAGTTCGCAGGAAATATAGTCACTGGATCGCGTTTAGATTACTCCGAAAAAAGAGCCTTTCAATTCCTTATTTCAGGAACCATCACACCGGCTTTTGGAACCATTCAGGGAATCCAATTCTTCAAACAAATCCAACAAATATTCCCAAATTCAAGGCTTATAATTATTGGACACACCCCCTTACATAGCTTCCGAAAAAAGCTGGAAATGGAAGTAGGATCCCATCCTGGAATCGAATTAAAAATAACCGATACTCCGGTAGATCATGAAGAGATCGTAAAGGAAATCATAGCAGCAGATTTTTGTCTGTTGCCCTATCAATCCCATGAAGCGATCTCTTCCAAAATGCCCACCAAACTTTTTGAAGCAATGGCATTGCATACCCCTGTGTTGATCAGTCCCAATGAGAAATGGAAAGCTTTTATAGATCAATATCAGGGAGGCACTCAACTAGATTTTGATAGTATGGATGTAGCCATCGCTCAATTTTTAGCTGCAATTAAAAACCCGTTTTTTATAAACCAACCAGGAGAAGAAGTTCTTTGGAGTTCCCAAGAAGGACAAATGCTTTCCTGCCTCGAGCAACTTCTCTCATTCTAA
- a CDS encoding metal-dependent transcriptional regulator — translation MNMTTAEENYLKAIYHLSDGGKKSVSTNDVAAEMKTKPASVSDMLRKLGDKEVIEYRKYYGVNITEEGKKRALQTIRKHRLWEVFLVDKLQFAWDEVHEVAEELEHIQSPLLIQRLDAYLNYPKFDPHGDPIPDEYGDVRARPRVALNEMEIDQTGQIVAVKDSSAAFLRYLDKVGAYIGARIKVLDKVEFDGSLEILVDQKKTLFMSKDVAANILAIQS, via the coding sequence ATGAATATGACTACAGCTGAAGAGAATTATTTGAAGGCGATCTACCACCTGTCTGACGGTGGAAAAAAGAGTGTGTCCACCAATGATGTCGCAGCAGAGATGAAAACCAAGCCTGCCTCCGTCAGCGATATGCTTAGAAAACTAGGAGACAAGGAAGTCATTGAATACAGAAAGTATTATGGAGTAAACATCACCGAAGAAGGAAAAAAACGAGCCCTCCAAACCATCCGGAAACATCGTCTCTGGGAAGTGTTCTTGGTGGACAAATTGCAGTTCGCCTGGGATGAAGTACATGAGGTAGCAGAGGAACTCGAACACATTCAATCTCCCCTATTGATCCAACGTCTTGATGCTTATTTGAACTATCCCAAATTCGACCCACATGGAGATCCTATCCCTGATGAATATGGTGATGTGAGAGCTAGACCAAGAGTAGCATTGAATGAAATGGAAATAGATCAAACCGGACAAATTGTAGCAGTGAAAGACAGCTCTGCAGCTTTCCTTCGATACCTGGATAAAGTAGGTGCATACATCGGTGCACGAATAAAAGTTTTGGACAAAGTAGAGTTTGATGGTTCCCTGGAAATTCTAGTTGATCAGAAAAAAACACTCTTTATGTCCAAGGATGTAGCAGCAAATATTCTGGCTATTCAATCATGA
- a CDS encoding metal ABC transporter permease, with amino-acid sequence MEDFLYFFTFQDSSIAFVVIGITLLGLGSAYVGTYSFLDKKALLGDAISHAVLPGICLGFILAGEKDPIFIVGGAFLSGALATFLTSWIRTNTKLSEDAIIASILSIFFGFGVVLLTVIQKSGNPEMAGLNQFIFGNAIAILEEDLYIYGGLAVLIIISLSLFQKEFSLLVFNPDYGKAIGYPMGTIRLIFNVLMILAVVIGIQAIGVVLMAALLITPGAAARFWTDRLHKLLLIAGLFSVISGIIGTYISFVLPQMPTGPWVVVCLSLLALISFLFAPKKGVLSRSISRKNYLNKTHRDHLLKALHHGLENGKKYLSIEEIYESFPFQKQKSKQSINDLIKKGLITKNQNLIILTNEGKSESKRIVRLHRLWELYLNEYMNIAPDHVHDTAEKLEHILTPEVEALLEKKMNFPKLDPHQENIPRDYDDL; translated from the coding sequence ATGGAAGATTTTCTCTACTTCTTTACTTTTCAGGACAGCTCCATCGCCTTTGTAGTGATTGGCATCACCTTGCTTGGTTTAGGATCAGCCTACGTTGGAACCTATAGCTTTTTGGATAAAAAAGCATTGCTAGGGGACGCTATCTCCCATGCGGTACTTCCAGGGATTTGTCTGGGCTTTATCTTAGCAGGTGAGAAAGATCCTATTTTTATCGTAGGAGGCGCCTTCTTATCGGGAGCCTTGGCCACCTTTCTTACTTCCTGGATCAGAACCAATACCAAATTGTCGGAAGATGCCATTATTGCCTCTATCCTATCCATATTCTTTGGCTTTGGCGTAGTACTGCTCACCGTCATTCAGAAATCAGGCAATCCTGAAATGGCCGGGCTCAACCAGTTCATTTTCGGAAACGCCATTGCCATTTTAGAAGAGGACCTTTACATCTATGGAGGACTGGCGGTATTGATCATCATTAGCTTGAGTTTGTTCCAAAAAGAATTTAGCCTTCTGGTCTTTAATCCGGATTATGGTAAAGCGATAGGTTACCCCATGGGCACTATCCGATTAATATTTAATGTGTTAATGATACTGGCAGTCGTGATAGGGATTCAGGCTATTGGCGTGGTATTAATGGCTGCTTTATTGATTACCCCTGGAGCAGCGGCAAGATTCTGGACAGACCGACTACATAAGCTACTGCTTATAGCCGGGCTATTTTCCGTGATTTCCGGCATCATCGGAACCTATATCTCTTTTGTCTTGCCTCAAATGCCTACTGGACCTTGGGTGGTAGTCTGCCTCTCATTACTGGCACTTATCTCCTTTCTTTTTGCACCTAAGAAAGGGGTGCTATCCCGAAGTATATCGCGAAAAAATTACTTAAACAAAACCCACCGGGACCACTTATTAAAGGCGCTGCATCATGGTTTGGAAAATGGTAAAAAATACCTCTCCATAGAAGAAATCTATGAGAGCTTTCCTTTCCAAAAACAAAAAAGCAAGCAGTCAATCAATGATTTAATAAAAAAAGGTTTAATCACTAAAAATCAGAACCTTATTATATTAACAAATGAAGGAAAATCAGAATCAAAACGAATCGTAAGACTACATCGACTATGGGAATTATACCTCAATGAGTACATGAATATTGCTCCGGATCATGTGCACGATACAGCCGAAAAACTGGAACATATCCTAACACCTGAAGTAGAAGCATTGCTGGAGAAAAAAATGAATTTCCCTAAACTGGATCCTCATCAAGAAAACATACCAAGAGACTATGATGACCTTTGA
- a CDS encoding metal ABC transporter ATP-binding protein, translating to MITQVDNPILEIHDLIVSYDQSPVLWNVDLSLPSGKLIGILGPNGAGKSTLIKAIMGLVTPSSGYVKIFNETLDQVRSRISYVPQRESVDWNFPASVLDVVMMGTYGKLGLFKRPGKKEKDIALSCLEKVGMMSFVNRQISELSGGQQQRVFIARALAQEADLYLMDEPFAGVDMSTETAIFHLLQEMAAQGKTVIVVHHDIHSAMNYFDWIIMLNLHLVASGPNEHVMSEELLRKTYGGKLNLLTKVTDLIKQKDFNPLKS from the coding sequence ATGATCACGCAAGTAGATAACCCAATTCTTGAAATCCATGATTTAATTGTCAGCTACGACCAAAGCCCAGTGCTCTGGAATGTGGATTTAAGCTTACCCTCCGGCAAGCTTATAGGAATTTTAGGCCCAAACGGTGCCGGAAAGTCCACTTTGATCAAGGCGATCATGGGATTGGTCACTCCTAGCAGCGGCTATGTCAAGATATTTAATGAAACACTAGATCAAGTTCGATCGAGAATAAGTTACGTACCCCAACGAGAGTCGGTGGACTGGAATTTCCCGGCATCTGTCTTGGATGTGGTGATGATGGGTACCTATGGAAAATTAGGCTTATTCAAAAGACCGGGAAAAAAAGAGAAAGACATCGCTTTAAGCTGCCTTGAAAAAGTAGGGATGATGTCTTTTGTAAACAGACAAATATCCGAGTTGTCAGGAGGCCAGCAGCAGCGGGTCTTTATAGCCAGAGCCTTGGCACAGGAAGCGGATCTATATTTAATGGACGAACCATTTGCTGGAGTGGACATGTCTACCGAAACAGCCATTTTCCATTTATTACAAGAAATGGCTGCGCAGGGCAAAACCGTGATTGTCGTTCACCATGACATTCATTCGGCCATGAATTATTTCGATTGGATCATCATGTTGAACCTCCATTTGGTAGCTTCAGGACCCAATGAACATGTGATGTCCGAGGAACTGTTACGGAAAACCTATGGCGGAAAATTAAATCTTTTGACCAAGGTCACAGATTTAATCAAACAAAAAGACTTCAACCCATTGAAAAGCTGA
- a CDS encoding metal ABC transporter solute-binding protein, Zn/Mn family: MRKILFLILLSIGLLSCKREDKTQRQKPLVVATTSILADGIRNMLGDKADVRALMPAGVDPHLYKASVRDLDLLQEADMVVYHGLFLEGKMTEIFEKLSYSQNLINAAENLPEELLLRSGPEAHSVDPHIWFDLKIWSIALSNTSVALAAWKPEWKQEIEQNTAQYLNELKTLDQEIQVKVDQLKSSNQALITAHDAFAYFGKSYQLEVKGLQGLSTLSEPGLRDLTGLIQFIVDRNIHAVFAEQTISPKAIEAVVAGCANQNHQIVMAGPLFTDSLDAPDTPAGTYIGMVRSNLQTIYKNLNP, translated from the coding sequence ATGAGAAAAATCCTATTTCTAATACTGCTCTCGATCGGTCTCCTCTCTTGTAAAAGAGAAGATAAAACCCAACGTCAAAAACCCTTGGTAGTAGCCACCACCAGTATTTTGGCAGATGGTATTCGAAATATGTTAGGAGACAAAGCGGATGTCAGAGCATTAATGCCTGCCGGTGTAGACCCCCATTTATACAAGGCTTCTGTCAGAGACCTGGACTTACTCCAAGAGGCGGATATGGTCGTCTATCACGGTTTATTTCTGGAGGGAAAAATGACCGAAATTTTTGAAAAACTTTCTTATAGTCAAAACCTGATCAATGCGGCTGAAAATCTGCCTGAGGAGCTATTATTACGATCAGGCCCTGAAGCACACAGTGTAGACCCCCACATTTGGTTTGACCTGAAAATTTGGTCCATCGCCTTATCCAATACTTCTGTAGCATTAGCGGCATGGAAACCAGAATGGAAGCAGGAGATTGAACAAAACACGGCACAATACCTGAACGAATTGAAGACATTGGATCAGGAAATCCAGGTCAAAGTAGACCAATTAAAATCCAGTAATCAGGCCTTAATTACAGCCCATGATGCATTCGCCTATTTTGGAAAATCCTACCAACTTGAAGTAAAAGGATTACAAGGGCTCTCCACCTTAAGTGAACCGGGATTACGGGACCTGACCGGGTTAATTCAATTTATTGTGGACCGAAATATCCACGCAGTATTTGCCGAACAGACCATCTCCCCCAAAGCCATTGAAGCGGTAGTAGCTGGATGCGCCAACCAAAATCATCAAATTGTAATGGCAGGCCCCTTATTCACCGATAGCCTAGATGCTCCTGATACTCCAGCAGGAACCTATATAGGAATGGTGAGATCAAACCTACAAACCATTTATAAAAACCTGAACCCATGA